The Vallitalea okinawensis genome includes a window with the following:
- a CDS encoding response regulator transcription factor, with the protein MIRILIVDDEPLFREYLRKKINWQDYGFNIIGEAKNGVEALELTDELYPDIVLTDINMPHMNGLELTEELYKRYPDMGVILITGHSEFEYARKAVKLGVADYILKPFQKEELLMTLLKFRNNIKTSHELKARDQTNKELLTAGIINNLLLEQSVFTDKEIKAELDSLGMKVTTVKFVVTVLRMHMTGDEEIAVWQFAVGKMLKEYIKTNRNHFVLSDHHGNVVSILEVEEDWQDSDHVKIFRKFTDMVSKNLEFKLSAGIGSCQKGFGRVRHSYIEALSVLNQHELENCIGIFTYDLMKEENKDISIFNVEINEKLMKFLREKNEEEVIRVLDELYEHISSKRIAGDYVQVISMGLLSLLISFITYAGKNIEDVFGTDFSPNALDTLHSYYEQHHWIKKLFSKTVQYMIEHRKTRSYEVAKKAREYVEVNYVRNDFTVAEIAKAQFINQTYLRSMFKKEMKMTVSEYITGLRLEKAKELLIEDTYTLAYIAEKVGYSDASYLSKSFKKHFGIAPKNYINLKG; encoded by the coding sequence ATGATTAGAATTCTTATTGTTGACGATGAACCATTATTTCGTGAATACCTTAGGAAAAAAATAAACTGGCAGGACTACGGTTTTAATATTATTGGAGAAGCTAAGAATGGTGTAGAAGCTTTAGAATTAACTGATGAGCTTTATCCAGATATTGTCTTGACAGATATCAACATGCCCCATATGAATGGATTAGAGTTAACTGAGGAGCTGTATAAGCGTTATCCTGACATGGGTGTGATACTTATTACAGGTCATAGTGAATTTGAGTATGCGAGAAAAGCTGTAAAACTTGGTGTGGCAGATTACATTTTAAAGCCTTTTCAGAAAGAAGAACTCTTAATGACCTTATTAAAATTTAGGAATAATATTAAAACCAGTCATGAGCTAAAAGCCAGAGATCAAACCAATAAAGAACTGCTTACTGCAGGTATCATTAATAATCTTCTACTTGAACAAAGTGTTTTTACTGATAAAGAGATCAAAGCAGAACTCGATAGTTTAGGTATGAAGGTAACCACAGTAAAGTTTGTCGTTACTGTACTGAGGATGCATATGACGGGAGACGAAGAAATTGCTGTATGGCAATTTGCAGTGGGTAAGATGTTAAAAGAGTATATTAAAACCAACCGAAATCACTTTGTATTGTCAGATCATCATGGAAATGTGGTATCGATTCTTGAGGTAGAAGAGGATTGGCAGGATAGTGATCATGTCAAGATCTTTCGAAAGTTCACAGACATGGTTTCAAAAAATCTTGAATTTAAGCTATCAGCTGGGATCGGTAGTTGTCAGAAAGGCTTTGGTAGAGTTCGTCATTCTTATATTGAAGCATTATCCGTTCTCAACCAACACGAACTTGAGAATTGCATAGGTATTTTTACTTATGATTTAATGAAAGAAGAGAATAAGGATATCAGTATTTTTAACGTAGAAATTAACGAGAAGCTGATGAAATTTTTAAGAGAAAAAAATGAAGAAGAAGTCATAAGGGTTTTAGATGAGCTTTATGAACATATTTCCTCGAAGCGAATAGCAGGTGACTATGTCCAGGTCATTTCAATGGGACTTTTATCTTTGCTGATCAGTTTCATCACCTATGCAGGGAAGAATATTGAAGATGTATTTGGTACAGATTTTTCGCCTAATGCATTGGATACGTTGCATAGTTATTATGAACAACACCATTGGATTAAAAAGCTTTTTAGTAAAACCGTTCAATACATGATAGAACATCGTAAGACACGATCTTATGAAGTAGCAAAAAAGGCAAGAGAATATGTTGAAGTTAATTATGTTAGAAATGATTTTACAGTTGCAGAAATTGCAAAAGCTCAGTTCATAAACCAGACTTATCTAAGATCCATGTTTAAGAAAGAGATGAAGATGACGGTTAGTGAATATATAACAGGGCTTCGATTGGAAAAAGCTAAAGAGTTATTAATTGAAGATACCTACACCCTTGCATATATCGCAGAAAAGGTAGGTTACAGTGATGCCAGTTACTTAAGTAAAAGTTTTAAAAAACACTTTGGTATTGCGCCTAAAAACTATATAAACTTAAAGGGATAG
- a CDS encoding 2-hydroxyacyl-CoA dehydratase: MKDVLHVGIDVGSTTVKIVVVDFKNQLRYHQYKRHLSDIRGSVIQLIKGAISEVYGKRITVKVSGSAGLAVAKWLQVPFIQEVMACSLAVNKQIPDTDVAIELGGEDAKITYFTGGIEQRMNGTCAGGTGAFIDQMATLLKTDAKGLNTLAMDAKTIYPIAARCGVFAKSDIQPLINEGAAKEDIAASIFQSIVTQTISGLACGRPIKGKVAFLGGPLYFLSELRKRFVITLDLKEDQIVFPNYPHYFVALGAAHSSKKNKEYTCLPELISLLKGIEGRDDYEVNRLQSLFNHQEDYERFKQRHAKAETVKRSLKDYKGKCYLGIDAGSTTTKVILTGEGDEILFSHYGSNDGHPLERVINVLEGLYSQLPKEALLVNAAVTGYGESLIQSALKVDIGEIETIAHFKAAQKFLPDVDFILDIGGQDMKCLKIKNGVIDSILLNEACSSGCGSFIETFADSLGFSVEEFSKEALFTSEPVDLGTRCTVFMNSRVKQAQKEGASVGDISAGLSYSVIRNALQKVIKIKDPKELGKHIVVQGGTFYNDAVLRAFEIISDRQAIRPDIAGLMGAYGCAVIARERYTSGESSILGLKELREFTSKTIRKRCDLCGNHCLLTIKTFDDDRSYVSGNRCERGAGQLHSDEKLPNLYDYKYKRLFKYRPLPKEKAFRTIGIPRVMNIYQNYPLWFTFLTELGYRVEISPRSNKKIYEKGIETIPSENACYPVKLVHGHIMSLVEKDVDMIFYPCVFYEKKEFEESDNHLNCALVISYPEVIRTNMKIIEDKGIEYLNPFVTLDNAKALSDVLYETFKAYGHSKGQVNQALKKAWIENESFKEDIRKKGEEIVNYLDESGKKGIVLCGRPYHIDPEIHHGIPELINSLGLAVLTEDSVAHLGEVERPIRVVDQWTYHARDYAAASYVANKSILELVQLNSFGCGLDAVATDMVAEILGNHGKLFTMIKIDEVDNLGAARIRLRSLKATIDEREQKGIIPEKVSKNHERVIFTKDMKEKHTILAPMLSPIHFQFVEEAVNSCGYQLRILPDIDDRVIEEGLKYVNNDACYPSILIIGQIMCAFKYQGYDIHNTSVIISQTGGVCRATNYIAFIRKALRDAGLGHVPVLSLNAVGMEKQPGFKVTLPLMNKLVMSILYGDLLMRLLYRTRPYEKNTGQAEVIYNTWIDSCKKNVKNGKLSEFKVNVKGIINDFELLPLNEIKKPRVGLTGEIFVKFNPYSNNGIVNVIEEEGGEAIVPPFIDFFLYSVYNANFKSKYLGKSKVKATLSNLAISYVEKYRRYLREALESSKLFDSPKTIQELAEGAETILSLGNHAGEGWFLTAEMVELIESGVNNIVCMQPFACLPNHVTGKGMLRPLKEKYPQANLVAVDYDPGASEVNQLNRIKLMLSVAFENMENEVNII; the protein is encoded by the coding sequence ATGAAGGATGTATTACATGTTGGTATTGATGTTGGATCAACAACGGTAAAAATAGTAGTTGTTGATTTTAAAAATCAGTTAAGATATCATCAATACAAACGTCATTTGTCAGATATAAGAGGTAGTGTAATTCAGCTCATTAAAGGGGCCATAAGCGAAGTTTATGGGAAACGTATAACAGTTAAAGTAAGTGGATCGGCAGGATTAGCTGTCGCTAAATGGCTACAGGTACCTTTTATACAAGAAGTAATGGCTTGCAGTTTAGCTGTTAATAAGCAGATTCCAGATACAGATGTTGCCATAGAGCTAGGTGGAGAAGATGCTAAAATCACCTATTTCACAGGTGGAATTGAACAACGAATGAATGGCACATGTGCTGGTGGTACAGGAGCATTCATTGATCAAATGGCAACATTACTAAAAACTGACGCCAAGGGTTTAAATACATTAGCAATGGATGCAAAGACCATCTATCCTATTGCTGCAAGATGCGGTGTTTTTGCAAAAAGTGATATTCAACCCCTTATAAATGAAGGTGCAGCAAAAGAGGATATAGCAGCATCTATTTTTCAAAGTATAGTTACTCAAACCATCAGTGGATTAGCTTGTGGTAGACCCATTAAAGGAAAAGTAGCTTTTTTAGGTGGACCACTTTATTTTCTTTCAGAACTTAGAAAGCGTTTTGTAATCACTTTAGATTTAAAAGAGGATCAAATAGTTTTCCCAAACTATCCTCATTATTTTGTAGCTCTAGGAGCGGCTCACAGTTCAAAGAAAAATAAAGAGTACACATGTTTACCAGAACTTATATCTCTTTTAAAAGGGATAGAGGGTAGGGACGATTATGAAGTTAATCGTTTACAATCTCTCTTTAATCATCAAGAGGACTATGAGAGGTTTAAGCAACGTCATGCAAAGGCTGAAACAGTCAAAAGGTCTTTAAAGGATTATAAAGGAAAGTGCTATTTAGGTATTGATGCGGGTTCTACGACCACAAAAGTTATTTTAACAGGAGAAGGGGATGAAATTTTATTCAGTCATTATGGAAGCAATGATGGACATCCGCTAGAACGTGTCATTAATGTACTAGAAGGTTTATATAGCCAATTACCTAAAGAAGCCCTCTTAGTTAATGCAGCTGTCACAGGATATGGAGAAAGCTTGATTCAAAGTGCCTTAAAAGTGGATATTGGAGAGATAGAAACTATAGCTCACTTTAAAGCTGCTCAGAAATTTTTACCCGATGTTGATTTTATATTGGATATTGGTGGGCAAGACATGAAATGTTTAAAGATAAAAAATGGTGTCATTGATTCCATTTTACTGAATGAAGCTTGCTCCTCAGGATGTGGATCTTTTATCGAAACCTTTGCAGACTCCTTAGGATTCTCTGTTGAAGAGTTTAGTAAAGAGGCGCTATTTACATCAGAACCTGTAGACTTGGGAACAAGGTGTACAGTGTTTATGAATTCACGGGTAAAACAAGCTCAAAAAGAAGGTGCTTCAGTTGGGGATATATCAGCAGGACTTTCCTATTCGGTCATTAGGAATGCTCTTCAGAAGGTTATTAAGATTAAGGATCCGAAGGAATTAGGAAAGCACATAGTTGTTCAAGGAGGAACCTTCTATAATGACGCCGTTCTTAGAGCTTTTGAGATTATTTCGGATCGGCAAGCTATACGCCCAGATATAGCTGGTTTGATGGGGGCTTATGGATGTGCGGTTATTGCAAGGGAGCGTTATACTTCTGGTGAGTCAAGTATACTAGGATTAAAAGAACTGAGAGAGTTCACTTCTAAAACAATTCGTAAACGGTGTGATCTTTGTGGTAATCATTGTCTCCTCACTATTAAAACATTTGACGATGATCGTTCATATGTCAGTGGTAATCGTTGTGAAAGAGGAGCAGGGCAATTGCACAGTGATGAAAAATTACCTAATTTATACGATTACAAGTATAAGCGATTATTTAAGTATCGTCCCTTGCCAAAGGAAAAAGCCTTCAGAACTATCGGTATACCACGGGTTATGAATATTTATCAGAACTATCCTTTATGGTTTACCTTTTTAACGGAATTGGGTTATCGGGTGGAGATATCGCCTAGAAGTAATAAGAAGATCTATGAGAAGGGAATTGAAACTATTCCATCTGAAAATGCATGCTATCCAGTTAAGCTTGTCCACGGGCATATTATGAGTTTGGTAGAGAAAGATGTGGATATGATATTTTATCCATGTGTTTTCTACGAAAAGAAAGAATTCGAAGAAAGTGATAATCACTTGAACTGTGCCCTTGTTATATCCTATCCTGAGGTGATTAGAACTAATATGAAAATCATCGAAGATAAGGGGATAGAATATCTTAATCCATTTGTCACTTTAGATAATGCCAAGGCATTAAGTGATGTACTTTATGAGACATTTAAAGCTTATGGCCATAGCAAAGGACAAGTTAATCAAGCATTAAAAAAAGCATGGATAGAAAACGAGAGCTTTAAGGAAGATATACGAAAAAAAGGTGAGGAAATTGTTAACTATCTTGATGAATCAGGCAAAAAGGGAATTGTACTCTGTGGCCGCCCTTATCATATTGATCCTGAAATTCATCACGGTATACCTGAATTGATTAATAGTCTTGGACTAGCTGTTCTTACAGAAGATTCTGTAGCTCATTTAGGAGAGGTTGAGAGACCCATAAGAGTTGTGGATCAATGGACTTATCATGCAAGAGATTATGCGGCAGCCAGTTATGTAGCTAATAAGTCTATTCTAGAACTTGTGCAGTTAAATTCCTTTGGATGTGGTTTAGATGCAGTAGCAACAGATATGGTGGCTGAGATATTAGGCAATCATGGAAAGTTGTTTACCATGATAAAAATCGATGAAGTGGATAATTTAGGTGCTGCTAGAATTCGTTTACGATCTTTAAAAGCCACTATAGATGAGCGGGAGCAAAAAGGTATAATACCTGAAAAAGTCTCTAAGAATCATGAAAGAGTTATTTTTACAAAAGACATGAAAGAAAAGCATACGATCTTAGCTCCTATGTTATCCCCAATTCACTTTCAATTTGTGGAAGAAGCTGTTAATAGCTGTGGTTATCAGTTACGGATACTACCAGATATCGATGATCGGGTTATAGAAGAAGGATTAAAATATGTTAATAATGATGCATGTTATCCTTCGATACTCATTATTGGTCAAATTATGTGTGCTTTTAAGTATCAAGGGTATGATATCCATAATACATCGGTTATCATCTCTCAAACAGGTGGGGTATGTAGAGCTACAAATTATATTGCATTCATTCGAAAAGCGTTAAGGGATGCTGGGTTAGGTCATGTTCCAGTTTTGTCTCTCAATGCAGTAGGGATGGAAAAACAGCCCGGTTTTAAAGTAACACTACCATTAATGAATAAGTTGGTTATGTCTATTCTCTATGGTGATTTATTGATGAGGTTACTTTACCGGACAAGACCTTATGAGAAGAATACTGGGCAGGCAGAAGTTATTTATAATACTTGGATAGACTCATGTAAAAAGAACGTCAAAAATGGTAAGTTATCAGAGTTTAAAGTTAATGTGAAAGGTATTATCAATGATTTTGAATTGTTACCTTTAAATGAAATAAAGAAACCAAGGGTTGGTTTAACCGGTGAGATTTTTGTTAAGTTTAACCCTTATTCTAATAATGGAATTGTCAATGTCATTGAAGAAGAAGGTGGAGAAGCAATCGTTCCACCATTTATTGATTTCTTTCTTTACAGCGTGTATAATGCCAACTTTAAGAGTAAGTATTTAGGTAAGAGCAAGGTAAAAGCTACTCTTAGTAATTTAGCCATCAGTTATGTAGAAAAGTATCGACGATATCTACGAGAAGCCCTAGAATCAAGTAAACTTTTTGATAGTCCTAAAACCATCCAAGAGTTAGCAGAAGGAGCAGAAACGATTTTATCTCTTGGTAATCATGCAGGGGAAGGTTGGTTTTTAACGGCTGAGATGGTGGAACTCATTGAGAGTGGTGTCAATAACATTGTCTGTATGCAACCTTTTGCTTGTCTACCGAATCATGTGACAGGGAAAGGGATGCTGCGTCCTCTCAAAGAGAAGTATCCTCAGGCTAATCTAGTAGCGGTGGATTATGATCCTGGGGCAAGTGAGGTTAATCAATTGAATAGGATTAAATTGATGTTATCAGTGGCTTTTGAGAATATGGAGAATGAGGTTAATATTATATAA
- a CDS encoding carbohydrate ABC transporter permease: protein MNTFFSNKKAIAIFVLPTLLLFTVIVFYPLLNVMYGSFFDYKGLTPQTFIGLEHYKRLMTDSLFYTSLKNGLIFAAIITVYQIVFATILAFAVNNATMKGRSFFRVVYFIPVVLSITVVCQLWLSILNAENGLLNQFFEIIGLDYQQDWLSDRYKAIFPISFTNAWQYMGYHFALILAGIKSIPQTYYEAAKIDGASTLKAHLKITIPMLAETYKFCLIMAVTGGLNAYTNMHIMTSGGPGTSTYTLTYMMVRSINKTYEFGYGMSSAVILVLECLLATIFINRLLARDRIQY, encoded by the coding sequence ATGAATACTTTTTTTAGTAATAAAAAGGCTATAGCCATTTTTGTTCTGCCTACTCTATTACTCTTTACAGTAATAGTCTTTTACCCTCTTTTAAACGTTATGTACGGTAGCTTTTTTGACTATAAAGGTCTAACCCCTCAGACCTTTATTGGTTTAGAACATTATAAACGTTTGATGACTGATAGTTTATTCTACACTTCATTGAAAAACGGACTTATTTTTGCCGCTATAATTACAGTTTATCAAATTGTTTTTGCCACGATATTAGCTTTTGCAGTGAATAATGCAACCATGAAAGGTCGGAGCTTCTTTAGAGTGGTATACTTTATTCCAGTAGTCCTATCCATAACAGTAGTATGTCAGTTATGGTTATCTATCCTCAATGCTGAGAACGGCTTACTTAATCAATTTTTTGAAATCATAGGTCTCGATTATCAGCAAGACTGGCTAAGTGATCGCTATAAAGCCATCTTTCCAATCTCCTTTACTAATGCATGGCAGTATATGGGCTATCATTTTGCACTTATTTTAGCTGGTATAAAATCCATTCCACAAACCTATTATGAAGCCGCTAAAATTGATGGAGCTAGTACCCTTAAAGCTCATCTTAAAATTACAATTCCTATGTTAGCTGAGACTTATAAGTTTTGCTTAATCATGGCTGTAACAGGTGGTTTAAATGCTTATACCAACATGCACATTATGACATCAGGTGGTCCTGGTACATCTACTTATACATTAACTTATATGATGGTTCGATCCATTAACAAAACTTATGAATTTGGTTATGGTATGTCATCAGCTGTTATTCTCGTACTGGAATGTCTATTGGCTACCATCTTTATCAACAGGTTATTAGCACGAGATAGAATTCAATACTAG
- a CDS encoding cache domain-containing protein, translating to MNFIKDKYINMSIRKKLTYIYLPLTLIPLLIFAIIAYNTHQTTIIERSLIAAEENNWLLVSQVEDILEDAENCANMLAININNTIEKYERTQSEPKISLFNAINNELSYAMIIFSDINSIAYVDITETVHYTHPNLISNIDKVNEEDYRTTLEGSNGINTWFQLTQRDYLVIEQEEGVLTLGKKIIDIHDGKTLGYLYINIKDKTLKDVFNKQQSSSFFIFENGEALLATDDNHRIPVPVEESFYAYESRDSKVYNTDNEKMVVTTLPFKSLDWQLVSVTPLLD from the coding sequence ATGAACTTCATTAAAGATAAGTACATCAATATGTCTATTCGAAAAAAGTTAACATATATATATTTACCTTTAACTTTAATTCCACTACTGATATTTGCTATCATAGCTTATAATACTCATCAAACAACAATTATTGAACGTAGTCTTATTGCGGCAGAAGAAAATAATTGGCTTCTTGTGAGTCAAGTGGAAGATATTTTAGAAGATGCTGAAAACTGTGCCAACATGCTGGCTATTAACATTAATAATACCATTGAAAAATATGAACGGACGCAATCAGAACCTAAGATCAGTTTATTTAATGCAATAAATAATGAATTGAGTTATGCTATGATTATATTTTCTGATATCAATTCTATTGCTTATGTAGACATCACAGAAACAGTTCATTACACACATCCTAACCTTATAAGCAATATAGATAAGGTTAACGAGGAAGACTATAGGACTACTTTGGAAGGTAGTAATGGTATCAATACATGGTTTCAATTAACTCAAAGAGATTACCTTGTTATTGAGCAAGAAGAAGGCGTTTTAACACTAGGCAAAAAGATCATTGATATCCATGACGGTAAGACATTGGGGTATCTGTACATTAATATAAAAGATAAGACCTTAAAGGATGTATTTAATAAGCAGCAAAGCTCAAGCTTTTTTATATTTGAAAATGGAGAAGCATTACTAGCGACAGATGATAATCATCGAATTCCTGTGCCAGTTGAAGAAAGCTTCTATGCTTATGAAAGCCGTGATTCAAAAGTATATAACACGGATAATGAAAAAATGGTTGTGACCACATTACCTTTCAAATCTTTAGATTGGCAATTGGTGAGTGTGACACCCTTATTGGACTAA
- a CDS encoding sensor histidine kinase, which yields MIQLLNSRLLSHVITNPLKELTKSAKKIGEGQFDLKVKQDRYDEIGILSKAFNKMTYKIDELIKDVKSEQKKKREYEMALIQEQIKPHFLYNCLDVIYTLCELERVNEASEATKALADYYRVTLSNGKDIITLGEEFKNVEDYLALQAIRYSDVFTYTIHVDEKIKSYRIVKLTLQPLVENAIYHGLKPRGRQGQIWIHGSIVGQEIYIEVRDNGVGMSEDRVQELMGNRNDTNFGLYNVQDRIGLFFGQGYGLEILSQENEGTTVKIRLPMEEIHHD from the coding sequence ATGATTCAACTACTTAACAGTCGATTATTGTCCCATGTTATAACGAATCCTCTTAAAGAACTGACAAAGTCTGCAAAAAAAATAGGGGAGGGACAGTTTGATCTTAAGGTTAAGCAAGACCGGTATGATGAGATTGGAATCTTATCAAAAGCTTTTAATAAGATGACATATAAAATCGATGAACTGATTAAAGATGTGAAATCGGAACAAAAGAAGAAAAGAGAATATGAGATGGCATTAATTCAAGAACAGATCAAGCCTCATTTTTTATATAATTGTTTAGATGTCATTTATACATTGTGCGAACTTGAGCGAGTAAATGAAGCTAGTGAAGCAACAAAAGCTCTAGCGGACTATTATCGTGTCACTTTGAGTAATGGTAAGGATATCATTACTCTAGGAGAAGAATTTAAGAATGTAGAGGATTATTTAGCTTTGCAAGCCATACGTTACTCTGATGTATTTACTTATACGATTCATGTGGATGAAAAAATCAAATCTTATAGAATTGTAAAACTAACCTTACAACCACTTGTAGAAAATGCTATTTATCATGGTCTAAAACCAAGGGGAAGGCAAGGTCAAATTTGGATACATGGGAGTATTGTAGGGCAGGAGATATACATTGAGGTAAGGGATAATGGTGTAGGGATGTCAGAAGATAGGGTTCAAGAGCTAATGGGTAATCGGAATGACACTAACTTTGGTTTATATAATGTTCAAGATCGAATAGGTTTGTTCTTTGGTCAGGGGTATGGTCTTGAAATATTAAGCCAAGAGAATGAGGGAACTACTGTAAAAATACGTTTACCTATGGAGGAGATACATCATGATTAG
- a CDS encoding ABC transporter substrate-binding protein has protein sequence MNLKRVIALLLSLTLALSFIGCSNTKETSETKEEAPVTDKADTEQNTETSDEKEEVVLKIYTQYSDDDTKVPYDYAVAELAKEYPHVKLELDVQAQDDGQKLQTYAATGNLPDIFGASLSQINAFKENNNILVLDDYLESTGFINHIDEANYNLLYNVDGHAYTFPVAGNELVLWYYNKAIFEEYGVKVPETYDELLEAVKVFNENDIIPLSIFAKEKWIDVALYDTLVTSMEPEGITRLDQGKGSVTEEAYVEAAKKLQELVSAGLLAKGATNMNYDQARSLFYEGKAAMFLNGQWEIEDSTNALGDDVDWMWYPVSSSVSHAMSGGGSANGFAVSPYSEHQDLAVEVASFMALKYAEAKFIHRSNPILATTIDPSWVPAKEFPPMMDKLVTHFDTITSYTAFDWGLSNPSFKVAIEDQSQFILTPGYTADEFIDELDKEMQRIFGE, from the coding sequence ATGAATCTTAAAAGAGTAATTGCATTACTTCTTTCCTTAACTTTAGCTTTATCCTTTATCGGATGCTCAAATACTAAGGAGACTAGTGAAACAAAAGAAGAAGCACCAGTTACTGATAAAGCAGACACTGAGCAAAACACGGAAACATCTGATGAAAAAGAAGAAGTTGTTCTAAAAATCTATACTCAATATTCAGATGATGATACAAAAGTTCCATACGACTATGCTGTCGCTGAATTAGCAAAAGAGTATCCTCATGTGAAACTTGAGTTAGATGTTCAAGCCCAAGATGATGGACAGAAATTACAGACCTATGCAGCTACAGGCAACCTTCCAGATATCTTTGGAGCAAGCTTATCACAAATTAATGCTTTTAAAGAAAATAATAATATTCTTGTCTTAGATGATTACCTTGAAAGTACAGGTTTTATTAATCATATAGACGAAGCTAATTATAACTTACTTTACAATGTAGATGGTCATGCTTATACATTCCCTGTAGCAGGTAATGAGTTGGTTCTTTGGTACTATAACAAGGCTATCTTTGAAGAATACGGTGTTAAAGTACCTGAAACATATGATGAACTTCTAGAAGCTGTTAAAGTATTTAATGAAAATGATATCATTCCTCTTTCTATTTTCGCTAAAGAAAAGTGGATTGATGTAGCTCTCTATGATACTTTAGTTACTTCTATGGAACCAGAAGGGATTACGCGTCTTGATCAAGGCAAAGGTTCTGTTACAGAAGAGGCTTATGTAGAAGCTGCTAAGAAACTCCAAGAATTAGTGAGTGCAGGGCTTTTAGCAAAAGGTGCTACTAATATGAACTATGACCAAGCACGTTCATTATTCTATGAAGGAAAAGCAGCTATGTTTCTCAATGGACAATGGGAAATAGAAGATTCAACCAATGCACTGGGTGATGATGTAGATTGGATGTGGTACCCAGTATCATCTTCAGTAAGCCACGCTATGAGTGGTGGTGGATCGGCAAATGGATTTGCTGTATCACCTTATTCTGAACATCAAGATTTAGCAGTTGAAGTGGCTTCTTTTATGGCCTTAAAATATGCTGAAGCTAAATTTATTCATCGTTCTAACCCTATTTTAGCAACAACTATTGACCCTTCTTGGGTACCTGCTAAAGAATTCCCACCGATGATGGATAAACTTGTTACTCATTTTGATACCATCACAAGCTATACCGCTTTTGATTGGGGTTTAAGTAATCCAAGTTTCAAAGTAGCTATCGAAGATCAATCTCAATTTATTTTAACACCTGGTTATACTGCTGATGAATTTATTGATGAACTGGACAAAGAAATGCAACGTATATTTGGTGAGTAA
- a CDS encoding carbohydrate ABC transporter permease, whose translation MAKKRHLISHTIYRIFLWCYALFSLYPLIWMGFNSLKNNQEIFETNPFGPPTAFRFENYIKALSQYNVPQYFINSIIVSVATVTFTIVLGMMFSYATSRMRWKGQNIAKIYVSMGMFIPIQALFIPIFLLISRMGIVNTHLSLILPYTAFNLAFSTLVFYGFFRSIPFELEEAACIDGAGIFRTFFKIIVPTIKPAIATLIIFIFLQSWNEFPLASILISDEGMKTLPLGLLFFQGSFSTEWGPMAATMVIASCPTVIIYILFSNQVEKAMTVGGAVKG comes from the coding sequence ATGGCAAAGAAAAGACATCTCATTAGTCATACCATTTATCGAATATTTTTATGGTGTTATGCACTGTTTTCATTGTATCCTTTAATTTGGATGGGTTTTAATTCCTTGAAGAATAATCAAGAAATATTTGAGACCAATCCTTTTGGTCCACCAACTGCCTTTCGTTTTGAAAATTACATAAAGGCTTTGAGTCAATATAATGTTCCTCAATATTTTATCAACAGTATCATTGTTTCTGTTGCAACAGTTACCTTTACGATTGTACTGGGAATGATGTTCTCTTATGCTACTTCAAGAATGCGTTGGAAAGGACAGAATATTGCCAAAATTTATGTATCCATGGGGATGTTTATACCGATCCAAGCTTTGTTTATCCCCATCTTCCTGCTCATAAGTCGCATGGGAATTGTTAACACCCATTTATCTTTAATCTTGCCATACACAGCTTTTAACTTAGCCTTCTCTACCCTTGTCTTTTATGGCTTTTTTAGAAGCATTCCCTTCGAACTAGAAGAGGCTGCTTGTATTGATGGTGCTGGGATTTTTCGAACTTTCTTTAAAATCATTGTTCCAACCATTAAACCAGCCATCGCCACATTAATCATCTTCATTTTTCTTCAATCATGGAATGAATTTCCACTAGCTTCTATCCTGATTTCTGATGAAGGAATGAAGACACTACCATTAGGACTGCTTTTCTTCCAAGGTTCTTTCTCTACAGAATGGGGTCCTATGGCAGCTACAATGGTTATAGCAAGTTGTCCAACTGTTATCATTTATATCTTATTCAGTAATCAAGTAGAAAAAGCAATGACTGTAGGCGGTGCAGTTAAGGGATAG